CGTGCTAATCGCCCGTTAACAACAATCGTAGGATCTGCTTCTCTGATAGCTTTCAGAATCCTTAAATTTTCCGACAAAGGCAGCTTATGCGGTGTATCAAACCAGAGTAAATCGGGGTTATATTTATGGATCAGTTCTTGTATTTGTGGAATTGCTTTGTCATCCACATAACGTTCTGCTTTGGGTAACCAGTCTGGGTGGTTGTCAAACCAGTTTGCCCCGCCCAACAACTTATCCCCGCCCGGGCTGTTATAATTCCAGTCATTCCCCGGCGCATTAGGATCTTCCCAATCAAACGCATGGGAATAGTAAAATCCAAATAGCAAGCCATGTTTATGGCACGCTTTCGCAAGCTCCCCCATTGGATCTCGTTTGAAGGCAGTGCTTTTGATAGAATAAGCGCTAGCATACTGCGATGGGTACATTGCAAAACCATCGTGATGTTTGGCGGTGATGATAAAGTACTTCATACCTGCATTTTTAGCTAGCATCACCCATTCTTCCGCATTAAATTTTACAGGATTAAATCTCGCGGCAGAATCCAAGTATTCCTGACGGGGAATCTGCATGACACGCATGAGATGCTCAGCATATCCACCTCCTTTTTTCCCCTTCCAGATATTACCATATTGTGAATAAATGCCCCAGTGGACAAACATTCCAAAGGAGGCCTCTTTCCATTTTTTGAGACGTTGTTCCTGCCCCACTAAAGATTCTTTCCACCAGCCTGCTTCAGCAACTAATATTGCATTTCTATCCCTTGTACTCGGGTCATTAAACATATCTGCAGCTTCATTTCCCTTATTTACATTCTGAACCTGTCCCATCACCACCATTACAGTAGTTGAAAGCATTAGAACAAAGCAATACCTGATTTTTGTCATAAGCTTCGATATTATAATTGTCTCCAATAGCCGAACTAAAGCTTTGAGGAAGACAATAGTTCAACAGAAAAATTTGTCTTACCTTCAAAAATAACTCAAAAAGCTAAAGATAAGGTGCAATTTTTGTTCATTTTAGGGTAGTAACAACCAAAGTCAGAAAAAATAAAACCTATCCGTTTCTGTGGTGTTTATTTTATACTATAAACTTAAAGACTCATGAGCAATCCCTCAGATTATTGGCATATTCAAATAGGATCTACAGCCAATACCAGTGAAATCTTTATCGAGGTCACCAAAGACGGCCCGTATATTTTACACGGGCAGGTACCTTTTCATTTACAATATATTATTCCAGATCGACAGGGAGTCTCCAGATCCTATGAAAACGGGGAATCTTTTAAAACTGAACAACAGACCTATCTATGCCGCTGTGGGCTGTCCAAAAATAAACCCTTTTGCGACAACTCTCATGAGCAGGCCAGGTCTTTTGGTGTTGACCTGACCGATACAGCGACATTACATGATTCGCTCCAAACAGCGCAAATTATTGAAGGGCCTGTATTTTCTCTCAGTGACGACGAAAAACTATGCGCATTTGCACGCTTCTGTGATCAAGGGAAAAGAATTTGGAATGAGATATCCTATAGTGATGAAAACTCCTTAGAAAGCGCTGTCAATATGGCCCATTACTGTCCCAGTGGCAGACTGCTTGTGTGGAACCAGGAGAATACTCCCATCGAAGAAAATACCATAGCCGAGGTAGGTCTCATTGAAGACGTATTGAATCAGTGCAGTGGACCTATTGCTCTTTGGGGTGGGATCCCTGTAAAAAGCAGCAGTGGCAAGTACTATGAAGTGCGAAACCGCCAGACCCTTTGTCGTTGCGGCCAATCATCCAACAAACCATTTTGCGATGGCACGCATGCTTCAATGGAATTTCAGGATGGACTCAGTAAGTACACACAAAAATAGCAGATACAAGTTATCGGTATTTATACAATATTTGTTTAAT
The window above is part of the Sphingobacterium sp. ML3W genome. Proteins encoded here:
- a CDS encoding CDGSH iron-sulfur domain-containing protein — encoded protein: MSNPSDYWHIQIGSTANTSEIFIEVTKDGPYILHGQVPFHLQYIIPDRQGVSRSYENGESFKTEQQTYLCRCGLSKNKPFCDNSHEQARSFGVDLTDTATLHDSLQTAQIIEGPVFSLSDDEKLCAFARFCDQGKRIWNEISYSDENSLESAVNMAHYCPSGRLLVWNQENTPIEENTIAEVGLIEDVLNQCSGPIALWGGIPVKSSSGKYYEVRNRQTLCRCGQSSNKPFCDGTHASMEFQDGLSKYTQK